From one Papilio machaon chromosome 16, ilPapMach1.1, whole genome shotgun sequence genomic stretch:
- the LOC106716715 gene encoding uncharacterized protein LOC106716715, whose protein sequence is MLAITLAILVLLGTVFSEITIGGIERSMSPGVRSLGYKIIYGEDDIAEVNEVVKKKEKLDVLKSKVNINEAAPPLPPQDVKCLMSTDNHCTKNMYQIKGILIEALKNDCEKCSVMEKEKAGKIVASMMAHDPVAWKVFLTRYAMFMKLNAKTDNDAKHKTFRYKVKGEPEELHGSKNRIISPGASVRVRRYTLEQV, encoded by the exons ATGTTGGCAATAACTTTAGCAATTCTAGTCTTGTTAGGGACAGTTTTCtctgaaataacaataggAGGCATTGAAAGGTCTATGAGCCCAGGTGTCAGAAGTTTGGGATATAAGATAATTTACGGCGAAGACGATATTGCGGAAGTTAACGAAGTTGTTAAGAAAAAAGAGAAACTGGATGTGTTGAAGAGCAAAGTCAACATCAATGAAGCAGCCCCTCCGCTGCCACCACAAGACGTTAAATGTTTGATGTCAACCGATAATCACTGCACTAAAAACATGTACCAAATTAAAG gaattcTCATTGAAGCACTGAAGAACGATTGCGAAAAATGTTCTGTAATGGAAAAAGAGAAAGCTGGTAAAATTGTAGCATCCATGATGGCACACGATCCCGTCGCTTGGAAAGTTTTCCTCACGAG GTACGCtatgtttatgaaattaaatgcaaaaactGATAATGATGCAAAGCACAAGACATTTAGATATAAGGTTAAGGGTGAACCTGAAGAATTGCACGGATCTAAAAACAGAATCATTTCACCAGGCGCTTCAGTTAGAGTCAGAAGGTATACATTGGAAcaggtttaa